The DNA window ACGGCATTGGATGTGACTATTCAGGCACAAATCGTCGAATTGTTGCTGGAGTTACAGCAGCAGGAAAACATGGCACTGGTCTTGATCACCCATGATTTGGCTCTGGTTGCAGAAGCTGCTCAGCATATTATTGTGATGTATGCAGGGCAGATAGTGGAAATTGGCAAGTCGAATGAAATATTCAGAGCACCACGTCATCCTTATACACAGGCATTGTTGCGGGCATTGCCGGAATTTGCGGTAGATAAATCCCGTCTGGCCTCGTTGCCGGGCGTTGTTCCGGGTAAATATGATCGTCCGACAGGCTGTTTACTCAATCCTCGTTGCCCTTATGTCAATGAGCATTGCCGCCAAGTGGAGCCGGAATTGAAAGTTGTTGGAGAACGTCAGGTTAAATGTCATATGCCACTGGATGATGAGGGGAGGCCGACAGTATGAGTGCTCAAGAAACAGTTGTTCAACAACAAAACAGACAGGAAAAAGACACGGTTCCTTTGTTGAAAGCCACTGAACTGAAAAAATATTATCCGGTTAAAACAGGCATATTTTCATCGGAGAGGATAGTGAAGGCACTGGATGGTGTCTCATTTGAACTGGAGAAAGGTAAGACACTGGCAGTTGTAGGAGAATCAGGTTGTGGGAAATCCACTTTGGGGCGCCTGCTGACCATGATAGAAAAACCGACAGAAGGCGAACTTTATTATTTGGGGCAAGACTTACTATTGCCTGATAAAGAAGCAGAAAAACTCCGACGCCAGAAAATCCAGATCGTATTTCAGAATCCTTACGCGTCCTTGAATCCGCGTAAAAAAGTGGGGCAGATTCTGGAAGAGCCTTTGCTTATCAATACATCACTGGCACCGGATGAACGCAAGGAGAAAGTTCTGGAGATGATGGAAAAGGTGGGGTTAAAGCCTGAACATTACCAGCGTTACCCACACATGTTTTCTGGCGGCCAGCGTCAGCGCATTGCGATTGCCCGTGGGTTGATGTTAAATCCTGACGTGGTGATTGCGGATGAGCCAGTTTCTGCTCTGGACGTTTCCGTGCGGGCGCAGGTTTTGAACCTGATGATGGATTTGCAGCAGGAATTA is part of the Xenorhabdus cabanillasii genome and encodes:
- the dppF gene encoding dipeptide ABC transporter ATP-binding subunit DppF; this encodes MSAQETVVQQQNRQEKDTVPLLKATELKKYYPVKTGIFSSERIVKALDGVSFELEKGKTLAVVGESGCGKSTLGRLLTMIEKPTEGELYYLGQDLLLPDKEAEKLRRQKIQIVFQNPYASLNPRKKVGQILEEPLLINTSLAPDERKEKVLEMMEKVGLKPEHYQRYPHMFSGGQRQRIAIARGLMLNPDVVIADEPVSALDVSVRAQVLNLMMDLQQELGLSYVFISHDLSVVEHIADEVMVMYLGRCVEKGAKETIFNNPRHPYTQALLSATPRLNPVLRRERIKLTGELPSPMNPPSGCAFAARCRHAFGPCTQFHPKLKQYGERLVACFAVEQNANPPA